The Salvelinus sp. IW2-2015 linkage group LG15, ASM291031v2, whole genome shotgun sequence genome includes a region encoding these proteins:
- the LOC111973813 gene encoding serine/threonine-protein phosphatase PGAM5, mitochondrial isoform X2 has product MSYRRTIKLVCGFAGGSAVLVVAAAAAESRGYFGDTQGERSGQWSRFNILQAAQPATWSXGNHTVASTGHAWDFNWDKRDPSPLFTNGXKKENTSEDPSSEQENGKPKATRNILFIRHSQYNLSGSGDHERILTPLGREQAEFTGQRLAALGLKYDIMVYSTMARATETANIISKYLPGVELVSCDLLREGAPIEPVPPVNHWKPDAVQYHEDGARIEAAFRRYIHRADPKQKEDSYEIIVCHANVIRYFVCRAXQFPPEGWLRMGLNNGSITWLTVRPSGRVALRTLGDSGFMPPDKLTRT; this is encoded by the exons ATGTCATATCGGAGGACAATCAAACTCGTGTGTGGATTCGCTGGCGGATCAGCGGTGCTGGTTGTGGCGGCTGCCGCAGCTGAATCCCGTGGCTATTTCGGTGATACGCAAGGAGAGCGATCAGGTCAGTGGAGTCGGTTCAATATTCTCCAAGCTGCACAGCCAGCGACATGGTCAYCGGGGAACCACACGGTTGCATCTACTGGACATGCCTGGGACTTCAACTGGGATAA GCGGGACCCGTCCCCACTGTTTACAAATGGGAYGAAGAAGGAGAACACCAGTGAAGACCCAAGCTCAGAGCAGGAGAATGGCAAACCCAAAGCCACACGCAACATCCTTTTCATCAGGCACTCCCAGTACAACCTGAGTGGGAGTGGAGACCATGAGAGAATCCTCACCCCTTTAG GTCGGGAGCAGGCTGAGTTTACTGGCCAGCGGTTGGCTGCCCTGGGGCTGAAGTATGACATCATGGTCTACTCCACTATGGCCAGGGCCACCGAGACGGCCAACATCATCAGCAAGTACCTCCCAG GGGTAGAGCTGGTGAGCTGTGATTTGCTGAGAGAAGGAGCACCCATCGAACCTGTGCCTCCTGTTAACCACTGGAAGCCTGACGCTGTG CAGTACCACGAGGACGGGGCCCGGATCGAGGCTGCCTTCCGCCGCTACATCCACCGCGCTGACCCCAAGCAGAAGGAGGACAGCTACGAGATCATCGTCTGTCATGCCAATGTCATCCGCTATTTCGTGTGCAG GGCTRTGCAGTTTCCCCCAGAGGGCTGGCTGAGGATGGGCCTGAACAACGGCAGCATCACCTGGCTCACTGTGCGCCCCAGCGGCAGAGTGGCACTGAGGACACTGGGAGACTCAGGGTTCATGCCCCCAGACAAACTCACACGGACCTGA
- the LOC111973813 gene encoding serine/threonine-protein phosphatase PGAM5, mitochondrial isoform X1 produces MSYRRTIKLVCGFAGGSAVLVVAAAAAESRGYFGDTQGERSGQWSRFNILQAAQPATWSXGNHTVASTGHAWDFNWDKRDPSPLFTNGXKKENTSEDPSSEQENGKPKATRNILFIRHSQYNLSGSGDHERILTPLGREQAEFTGQRLAALGLKYDIMVYSTMARATETANIISKYLPGVELVSCDLLREGAPIEPVPPVNHWKPDAVRSEVISNPRLTPPLWTSTALQQYHEDGARIEAAFRRYIHRADPKQKEDSYEIIVCHANVIRYFVCRAXQFPPEGWLRMGLNNGSITWLTVRPSGRVALRTLGDSGFMPPDKLTRT; encoded by the exons ATGTCATATCGGAGGACAATCAAACTCGTGTGTGGATTCGCTGGCGGATCAGCGGTGCTGGTTGTGGCGGCTGCCGCAGCTGAATCCCGTGGCTATTTCGGTGATACGCAAGGAGAGCGATCAGGTCAGTGGAGTCGGTTCAATATTCTCCAAGCTGCACAGCCAGCGACATGGTCAYCGGGGAACCACACGGTTGCATCTACTGGACATGCCTGGGACTTCAACTGGGATAA GCGGGACCCGTCCCCACTGTTTACAAATGGGAYGAAGAAGGAGAACACCAGTGAAGACCCAAGCTCAGAGCAGGAGAATGGCAAACCCAAAGCCACACGCAACATCCTTTTCATCAGGCACTCCCAGTACAACCTGAGTGGGAGTGGAGACCATGAGAGAATCCTCACCCCTTTAG GTCGGGAGCAGGCTGAGTTTACTGGCCAGCGGTTGGCTGCCCTGGGGCTGAAGTATGACATCATGGTCTACTCCACTATGGCCAGGGCCACCGAGACGGCCAACATCATCAGCAAGTACCTCCCAG GGGTAGAGCTGGTGAGCTGTGATTTGCTGAGAGAAGGAGCACCCATCGAACCTGTGCCTCCTGTTAACCACTGGAAGCCTGACGCTGTG aggtcagaggtcatctcAAACCCTCGTCTGACACCACCACTGTGGACCTCTACCGCTCTACAGCAGTACCACGAGGACGGGGCCCGGATCGAGGCTGCCTTCCGCCGCTACATCCACCGCGCTGACCCCAAGCAGAAGGAGGACAGCTACGAGATCATCGTCTGTCATGCCAATGTCATCCGCTATTTCGTGTGCAG GGCTRTGCAGTTTCCCCCAGAGGGCTGGCTGAGGATGGGCCTGAACAACGGCAGCATCACCTGGCTCACTGTGCGCCCCAGCGGCAGAGTGGCACTGAGGACACTGGGAGACTCAGGGTTCATGCCCCCAGACAAACTCACACGGACCTGA
- the LOC111973811 gene encoding ankyrin repeat and LEM domain-containing protein 2 isoform X2 — translation MEAVLSRLRGLSADELREEFTRADLKCGPITATTRAXFERKLARVLTEAEGSSSATDTDSSSNATTTGPGSSAMAASAAGQAKPVPSCATTSAPTGTDSLKVVXDEVDFGYGMGLNPPEEEELGLTVKSRIPCNXGVEDPGSQSKAETPSKTAQMSPTFFYGVCPLWDDVLATNERSHVYGDKKEALQAVKKMRVGARFKAFSNQEDAEKFAKGICDYYPSPSKCAPCVSPVIPGLVFCKDNIPVVEVDAINRERANSFKSPRCQDLTAKLRKAVEKGDEVAFSELVWSNPRYLIGSGDNPTVVQEGCRYNVMHVAAKENEPGXAQLLLDTLENPDFMRLMYPDDLEAMMQKRIRYIVDLYLNTPDKAGFETPLHFACKFGCPEVVNVLCSHPDTDKNCKNKYDQKPSDVICERKNKTQEVKQKICDYLEDRCYIRLLRAIDNSSQPVIGAPWSPEPSETLPHSLATRITRSPMDPVMAVRAFAGPLSPSKADEFRRVWKTPPRDRAGYFQHILKSDPDRGAERVGRDLARELGHPWAEYWDFLDSFTDLSSADGLRKLEEYLNKKDXSQRAHEVAGENVTSNRFRTPSPGKPKKFCNSISVGAFLDEGDDVSLEEIKNRQNAALTSITSACSKDSLAGAVGGLGLHEFHILPVSHHGADDLIETAAEQHLLCSSVSESLLSPVCNNGXCPSTGAERTHNGDKGSPRTSSSPSRLLSPITNLMVEFERMSLQDGLNGLTRDSPTKLDREVLSAIEVIDIDLSKFPSIQKWKSTMQTYTSSDMQSWPSPVGVKSSSRVHRASPLTHGSPVSSXLSPAGGRFSPARHTGSPDFTSTNRYSPAHASYIQRIRLRHINDP, via the exons ATGGAGGCGGTTCTGAGCAGGCTGAGAGGGCTGAGTGCAGACGAGCTGCGAGAGGAGTTCACCAGGGCRGACCTCAAGTGCGGCCCAATCACGGCCACCACTCGTGCTATRTTCGAGAGGAAGTTGGCCCGCGTCTTGACAGAAGCCGAGGGCAGCAGCAGCGCCACAGACACGGACAGTAGCAGTAATGCCACCACCACAGGCCCAGGCAGCAGTGCAATGGCCGCCAGTGCAGCAGGGCAGGCCAAACCGGTGCCATCATGTGCCACAACATCAGCACCCACTGGCACTGACTCTCTTAAGGTTGTCAMTGATGAGGTGGACTTTGGTTACGGAATGGGGCTCAATCCCCCAGAGGAAGAGGAACTTGGCCTGACAGTAAAGTCAAGGATCCCTTGTAATATRGGTGTGGAAGACCCTGGCTCTCAGTCTAAAGCAGAGACTCCTTCAAAGACAGCACAAATGTCACCAACGTTCTTCTATGGAGTGTGTCCGTTGTGGGATGATGTCTTGGCTACAAATG AGAGGTCCCATGTGTATGGGGATAAGAAGGAGGCTCTTCAGGCTGTGAAGAAGATGAGGGTAGGAGCTCGCTTTAAAGCCTTCTCCAATCAAGAGGATGCTGAGAAATTTGCCAAAGGGATCTGTGACTACTACCCCTCTCCCAGTAAATGTGCCCCCTGTGTCTCCCCTGTCATACCAGGCCTGGTCTTCTGCAAGG ACAACATCCCTGTCGTGGAGGTAGACGCCATCAACAGGGAGAGGGCCAACAGCTTCAAAAGCCCTCGCTGCCAGGACCTGACAGCCAAGCTGAGGAAAGCTGTGGAGAAGGGGGATGAGGTGGCCTTCAGTGAGCTGGTCTGGAGCAACCCACGCTATCTCATCGGCTCCGGAGACAACCCCACCGTAGTGCAG GAGGGATGCAGGTACAACGTGATGCACGTGGCAGCCAAGGAGAACGAGCCAGGGATRGCCCAGCTCCTGCTGGACACGCTGGAGAACCCGGACTTCATGAGGCTCATGTACCCTGATGACCTGGAGGCCATGATGCAGAAACGCATCCGCTACATCGTGGACCTTTACCTCAACACCCCAGACAAAGCT GGCTTTGAGACACCACTCCACTTTGCCTGTAAGTTCGGGTGTCCAGAAGTGGTGAATGTCCTGTGTTCACATCCTGATACAGATAAAAACTGCAAAAACAAGTACGACCAGAAGCCATCTGAT GTTATTTgtgaaagaaaaaacaaaacccAAGAGGTGAAACAGAAGATATGTGACTATTTGGAAG ATCGCTGTTATATACGCCTACTGAGGGCCATAGACAACTCATCCCAGCCTGTCATTGGTGCTCCCTGGTCACCTGAGCCATCAGAAACTCTTCCTCATTCGCTGGCTACCAGGATCACACGAAGTCCCATGGATCCGGTGATGGCAGTCAGGGCATTCGCTGGCCCACTCAGCCCATCTAAG GCAGATGAGTTCCGTCGGGTGTGGAAGACGCCCCCCAGAGACAGGGCAGGGTACTTCCAGCACATCCTGAAGTCCGACCCTGACCGTGGAGCAGAGAGAGTGGGCAG AGACCTTGCCAGGGAGCTGGGCCACCCCTGGGCTGAGTACTGGGACTTCCTGGATAGTTTCACCGACCTGTCGTCTGCAGACGGCCTCCGTAAGCTGGAGGAGTACCTCAACAAGAAGGACTTSAGTCAGCGTGCACACGAAGTGGCAGGGGAGAACGTAACCAGCAACCGCTTCAGAACACCTTCCCCAG GGAAGCCCAAGAAGTTCTGCAACTCCATCTCGGTGGGGGCCTTCCTGGATGAGGGTGATGACGTCAGCCTGGAGGAGATAAAGAACCGTCAGAATGCGGCGCTCACCAGCATCACCTCAGCGTGTTCTAAGGACAGTCTTGCGGGCGCTGTGGGTGGGCTGGGCCTCCATGAGTTCCACATCCTGCCCGTGTCCCACCACGGCGCCGATGACCTCATCGAGACAGCCGCTGAACAACACCTTCTGTGCTCCTCTGTGTCAGAGAGCCTCCTCTCGCCCGTCTGCAACAACGGCCMTTGTCCCTCCACGGGGGCAGAGAGGACTCACAACGGGGACAAGGGGTCCCCCCGCACCTCCTCGTCCCCCTCCCGTCTGCTGTCACCTATCACCAACCTGATGGTGGAGTTTGAGAGGATGTCCCTGCAGGACGGGCTGAACGGCCTTACCAG GGATTCACCAACTAAGTTGGACAGAGAGGTCCTGTCCGCAATAGAAGTCATAGACATTGACCTCTCAAAGTTCCCCAGCATTCAGAAATGGAAAAGTACAATGCAGACATACACCTCTTCAGACATGCAAAG CTGGCCCAGCCCTGTGGGGGTAAAAAGCAGCTCCAGGGTACATCGGGCCTCTCCCCTCACACACGGCTCTCCTGTCAGCAGCRTTTTGTCCCCTGCCGGTGGCCGCTTCAGTCCCGCCCGGCACACAGGCTCTCCGGACTTCACCAGCACCAACCGCTACAGCCCTGCACACGCCAGCTACATCCAGCGCATCCGCCTCAGGCACATCAACGACCCCTAA
- the LOC111973811 gene encoding ankyrin repeat and LEM domain-containing protein 2 isoform X1 encodes MEAVLSRLRGLSADELREEFTRADLKCGPITATTRAXFERKLARVLTEAEGSSSATDTDSSSNATTTGPGSSAMAASAAGQAKPVPSCATTSAPTGTDSLKVVXDEVDFGYGMGLNPPEEEELGLTVKSRIPCNXGVEDPGSQSKAETPSKTAQMSPTFFYGVCPLWDDVLATNERSHVYGDKKEALQAVKKMRVGARFKAFSNQEDAEKFAKGICDYYPSPSKCAPCVSPVIPGLVFCKDNIPVVEVDAINRERANSFKSPRCQDLTAKLRKAVEKGDEVAFSELVWSNPRYLIGSGDNPTVVQEGCRYNVMHVAAKENEPGXAQLLLDTLENPDFMRLMYPDDLEAMMQKRIRYIVDLYLNTPDKAGFETPLHFACKFGCPEVVNVLCSHPDTDKNCKNKYDQKPSDVICERKNKTQEVKQKICDYLEDRCYIRLLRAIDNSSQPVIGAPWSPEPSETLPHSLATRITRSPMDPVMAVRAFAGPLSPSKADEFRRVWKTPPRDRAGYFQHILKSDPDRGAERVGRDLARELGHPWAEYWDFLDSFTDLSSADGLRKLEEYLNKKDXSQRAHEVAGENVTSNRFRTPSPGKPKKFCNSISVGAFLDEGDDVSLEEIKNRQNAALTSITSACSKDSLAGAVGGLGLHEFHILPVSHHGADDLIETAAEQHLLCSSVSESLLSPVCNNGXCPSTGAERTHNGDKGSPRTSSSPSRLLSPITNLMVEFERMSLQDGLNGLTRYRDRRSSGGHREGLSRDELASGVGHLTLGGNSNEDYLFERGCSLEPGDRERRVREGEVEDRASXGSGSSEEYFTAEESLEALGQRTRGPGTVSGRTLCARSKSWDHGGRDLSSSGSSSSYTSXDNSHEFLARTPPXIRRGLFIEGDSPTKLDREVLSAIEVIDIDLSKFPSIQKWKSTMQTYTSSDMQSWPSPVGVKSSSRVHRASPLTHGSPVSSXLSPAGGRFSPARHTGSPDFTSTNRYSPAHASYIQRIRLRHINDP; translated from the exons ATGGAGGCGGTTCTGAGCAGGCTGAGAGGGCTGAGTGCAGACGAGCTGCGAGAGGAGTTCACCAGGGCRGACCTCAAGTGCGGCCCAATCACGGCCACCACTCGTGCTATRTTCGAGAGGAAGTTGGCCCGCGTCTTGACAGAAGCCGAGGGCAGCAGCAGCGCCACAGACACGGACAGTAGCAGTAATGCCACCACCACAGGCCCAGGCAGCAGTGCAATGGCCGCCAGTGCAGCAGGGCAGGCCAAACCGGTGCCATCATGTGCCACAACATCAGCACCCACTGGCACTGACTCTCTTAAGGTTGTCAMTGATGAGGTGGACTTTGGTTACGGAATGGGGCTCAATCCCCCAGAGGAAGAGGAACTTGGCCTGACAGTAAAGTCAAGGATCCCTTGTAATATRGGTGTGGAAGACCCTGGCTCTCAGTCTAAAGCAGAGACTCCTTCAAAGACAGCACAAATGTCACCAACGTTCTTCTATGGAGTGTGTCCGTTGTGGGATGATGTCTTGGCTACAAATG AGAGGTCCCATGTGTATGGGGATAAGAAGGAGGCTCTTCAGGCTGTGAAGAAGATGAGGGTAGGAGCTCGCTTTAAAGCCTTCTCCAATCAAGAGGATGCTGAGAAATTTGCCAAAGGGATCTGTGACTACTACCCCTCTCCCAGTAAATGTGCCCCCTGTGTCTCCCCTGTCATACCAGGCCTGGTCTTCTGCAAGG ACAACATCCCTGTCGTGGAGGTAGACGCCATCAACAGGGAGAGGGCCAACAGCTTCAAAAGCCCTCGCTGCCAGGACCTGACAGCCAAGCTGAGGAAAGCTGTGGAGAAGGGGGATGAGGTGGCCTTCAGTGAGCTGGTCTGGAGCAACCCACGCTATCTCATCGGCTCCGGAGACAACCCCACCGTAGTGCAG GAGGGATGCAGGTACAACGTGATGCACGTGGCAGCCAAGGAGAACGAGCCAGGGATRGCCCAGCTCCTGCTGGACACGCTGGAGAACCCGGACTTCATGAGGCTCATGTACCCTGATGACCTGGAGGCCATGATGCAGAAACGCATCCGCTACATCGTGGACCTTTACCTCAACACCCCAGACAAAGCT GGCTTTGAGACACCACTCCACTTTGCCTGTAAGTTCGGGTGTCCAGAAGTGGTGAATGTCCTGTGTTCACATCCTGATACAGATAAAAACTGCAAAAACAAGTACGACCAGAAGCCATCTGAT GTTATTTgtgaaagaaaaaacaaaacccAAGAGGTGAAACAGAAGATATGTGACTATTTGGAAG ATCGCTGTTATATACGCCTACTGAGGGCCATAGACAACTCATCCCAGCCTGTCATTGGTGCTCCCTGGTCACCTGAGCCATCAGAAACTCTTCCTCATTCGCTGGCTACCAGGATCACACGAAGTCCCATGGATCCGGTGATGGCAGTCAGGGCATTCGCTGGCCCACTCAGCCCATCTAAG GCAGATGAGTTCCGTCGGGTGTGGAAGACGCCCCCCAGAGACAGGGCAGGGTACTTCCAGCACATCCTGAAGTCCGACCCTGACCGTGGAGCAGAGAGAGTGGGCAG AGACCTTGCCAGGGAGCTGGGCCACCCCTGGGCTGAGTACTGGGACTTCCTGGATAGTTTCACCGACCTGTCGTCTGCAGACGGCCTCCGTAAGCTGGAGGAGTACCTCAACAAGAAGGACTTSAGTCAGCGTGCACACGAAGTGGCAGGGGAGAACGTAACCAGCAACCGCTTCAGAACACCTTCCCCAG GGAAGCCCAAGAAGTTCTGCAACTCCATCTCGGTGGGGGCCTTCCTGGATGAGGGTGATGACGTCAGCCTGGAGGAGATAAAGAACCGTCAGAATGCGGCGCTCACCAGCATCACCTCAGCGTGTTCTAAGGACAGTCTTGCGGGCGCTGTGGGTGGGCTGGGCCTCCATGAGTTCCACATCCTGCCCGTGTCCCACCACGGCGCCGATGACCTCATCGAGACAGCCGCTGAACAACACCTTCTGTGCTCCTCTGTGTCAGAGAGCCTCCTCTCGCCCGTCTGCAACAACGGCCMTTGTCCCTCCACGGGGGCAGAGAGGACTCACAACGGGGACAAGGGGTCCCCCCGCACCTCCTCGTCCCCCTCCCGTCTGCTGTCACCTATCACCAACCTGATGGTGGAGTTTGAGAGGATGTCCCTGCAGGACGGGCTGAACGGCCTTACCAGGTACAGGGAYCGGAGGAGTAGCGGGGGACACAGGGAGGGACTCTCCCGGGATGAACTGGCATCTGGGGTGGGCCACCTCACGCTGGGGGGTAACAGCAACGAGGACTATTTGTTTGAGAGGGGCTGTAGCTTGGAGCCTGGGGACAGGGAGAGgcgtgtgagggagggagaggtggaagacCGGGCCAGTYGTGGAAGCGGCAGCTCGGAGGAGTACTTTACGGCTGAGGAGAGCTTGGAGGCTCTGGGCCAGAGGACTAGGGGGCCAGGGACGGTGTCGGGGCGTACGCTCTGCGCCAGATCTAAGTCGTGGGATCACGGGGGGAGGGATCTGAGCAGCTCTGGATCATCCAGCTCCTATACATCCRTGGACAACTCCCATGAGTTCCTAGCACGGACCCCACCTCYCATCAGAAGGGGACTTTTCATTGAAGG GGATTCACCAACTAAGTTGGACAGAGAGGTCCTGTCCGCAATAGAAGTCATAGACATTGACCTCTCAAAGTTCCCCAGCATTCAGAAATGGAAAAGTACAATGCAGACATACACCTCTTCAGACATGCAAAG CTGGCCCAGCCCTGTGGGGGTAAAAAGCAGCTCCAGGGTACATCGGGCCTCTCCCCTCACACACGGCTCTCCTGTCAGCAGCRTTTTGTCCCCTGCCGGTGGCCGCTTCAGTCCCGCCCGGCACACAGGCTCTCCGGACTTCACCAGCACCAACCGCTACAGCCCTGCACACGCCAGCTACATCCAGCGCATCCGCCTCAGGCACATCAACGACCCCTAA